ATGAACTGCTTTCTGGGGCGGATAATCATCCCATCCCCCTGAATTATAGAAATAATCCCAGGTTTTAAGTAAATTTGAATTCATCGTCCGGGTTGTTGAACTACCTAATTTACCCACTAAAAATTCATAATATTGCTTAAGCCGCGGATAGAAATAGGTCAACAATTCCTTGGATTGAGTCTTGTTCCATAAATCGAAAAAGGCATACATCTGAACAGGTACCGGAGAGCCATGGTGAATAAAAGCTGACTGGCTCCCAACCGGTGTAGTATAGGTGTTCAGGCATTGTGTGGCGAGATCAGGGTCGAACTCACTGAGCCCTAATGCAACAAATCCGTCATCCCAGGTGTACAGGCTATTCCAACATTTCCCGGGCGTGAAATGCCTGATGTAATTTTTCTGAGTATATATCGGATATACAATATTCGACATAAGTGCAGTCTTCATCATCTTCTGGCTAAAAACATATTTTCCCCCTTCCGGCAATATGTTTTTATATCCACTGTCCGAAGGGATTACCCTTGAAGTAAAAGTACTGGGATGGCCTGAGAATGTAGAAATCTGTTTTTTTACATTTTCCAAGGAACCATTGCATATTAAGGCATAAATGGTGGTATCTTGCATGGAGGCCAGTTCTACAGGGCGCAAAAACACGTCCGAATAATGCCCCATGCTGTTACCAATGAGTTTTTGACTCACATGGTCCTGTACTTTCTTCCGGAAGAAAATATCCAATTCATCATTCAATACTTCCCTGACCATATATGGTGAAAACGCCCAGGCTATTCCATAATAATTGTCTACATCAGGGTATTTCAAGATGATATTTTTATCATCGCTAACATTAATTTCTGGTATAAATTTCTTTTCAACAGGTGTAATAGTGATTTTTTTCACATCGGCTTCCGAACCGACAAAAAAACCATTTAACTCAATGCCGCTTCCGCCTTCGGATTCAAAGGTCAGCTCATAATTACCAGCCTTTGTGCAGGAAAATGGAAGATCCTTTATTTCAAATTCACCCGTTCCGGTAAAAGTGAGCTTTTGCTCCGCCAGTCCTTTTAATACTAAAGAAACCTGTTTATTTTTTTTCATCCGGTAGCGGATACGTATTAGTCCGTTAGTTATTTTATCAGAAACAGGAATGGAATAACTCACTTTGTCACCTTTATCTTTTCCGAAATCCTTAGCTACTGCGCTCCCTCCGATATAATCATTACTTCGCGCTTCAGACCGTATCCATCCGTCAGAAACCAGGTCATCAGCCGGTAAGATATGTGCATGGTCTAAATGATTGTAGTTAATGGCATTAATCCATTGTACGCCTTCTGGAAACTGGGCTTTTACCGAGGGGTAAATTTCGGGATAAGCCACAGAACCCATAATGTTCAGTACAAGATCCTGGGGCAAAGGAGTATTGTTTACGCAGTGCATGCCTAACAATATAGTATTAGAATCCTGCCTGGAATAAGTAACATCAACAAAAACCTTATCTTTCCATTCCAATTCGTACCGATAGGTAACTTTTGACAGGTCCGGATTAATATCCCACGGATAATAAGCCGATTCAAAAAGCACACTGGGAACCAGGGTCCTGCTTCTATAAAAACCCGGCAATACCGAAACATCGAAACGGATACCACTCTTCATACTGGGAATATGCGAAATCCCTCCATATTCTTTGGAATATGGGCCCCAATCTGAAAGGTTGATGTCATGGGTATTTTCAAGTTTCCTGAAATCCAAATTCAGTCGATTATTCACCTGTCCATTGACAGCAATGCTTAAAAACAAAAGTATTGCGGCTATAAAATAATTTTGGCGCATCATAGATTGCATTTTTGTTAGATTAAAAACACTGCTAAGTTATAAATTTCACTTATCTATCAGACATCACCATCACTTTTTAGAGAAGATTCTTATGATTTTGAGGAAAAACGGATTGTAATATTTTGGCATTCAGCTCAATCCACCACCACAACTCTAACCGGATACTGCATATAAAGATTTGAATGAAATCAACTTCTTTAATGCAATTCTATATGACTTTCATCTTTATTAAGCTCAACTTAGTCTATACTTTTTTGAAATGCCAGTCTTTCATCCTGATTTTGTAAACGGATAATACCACAGTACGAAAATCCATTTTTATTGAGCAGTTTCTGCATTGGAATATTATCACGGTGTGTGTCAATCCTTAAATTCCTGCATTTATTCAGGCACCATTCCATACAAAAGGTAGCTACACCCTTATTGTGTTCTGCAACCGCAATCCGGTGAATTACTCCATAGGGATTGTTATTCAACCATTTCCCATCATAAATAACTGCATAGGTTGGCTCTGTTCCCTGATCGAAAAAGAAAGTGCCCACAATTTTATCAGCATCGACACATAAATAACTTTTTCCGCCTTTTATATCTTTTTTTAATAATTCTGGAGCAGGATAGCCATTTTCCCACTGGCCAGGATTCCCATTTTCCCGCATAAATAAACGCGCATCTTCATATATCTTAATGATTGCCTTAAGTTCACCCGGCTTTGTTTTTCTTATTTCCATTTAGTCTCACCTCCTGAATAAATTAATAAATATTGGCTTACGCCTTTCAGCTGAAAAAGTTAGTTTAAATCCCCTAACTTAACTTTTGATCATGAATATAATTCATTCGAACCAAATGAGAATAGAATTAGTACAAAATCTGTACTTTTGGCAGAATCAATTAA
This is a stretch of genomic DNA from Bacteroidota bacterium. It encodes these proteins:
- a CDS encoding GNAT family N-acetyltransferase, with protein sequence MEIRKTKPGELKAIIKIYEDARLFMRENGNPGQWENGYPAPELLKKDIKGGKSYLCVDADKIVGTFFFDQGTEPTYAVIYDGKWLNNNPYGVIHRIAVAEHNKGVATFCMEWCLNKCRNLRIDTHRDNIPMQKLLNKNGFSYCGIIRLQNQDERLAFQKSID
- a CDS encoding glycoside hydrolase, with the translated sequence MMRQNYFIAAILLFLSIAVNGQVNNRLNLDFRKLENTHDINLSDWGPYSKEYGGISHIPSMKSGIRFDVSVLPGFYRSRTLVPSVLFESAYYPWDINPDLSKVTYRYELEWKDKVFVDVTYSRQDSNTILLGMHCVNNTPLPQDLVLNIMGSVAYPEIYPSVKAQFPEGVQWINAINYNHLDHAHILPADDLVSDGWIRSEARSNDYIGGSAVAKDFGKDKGDKVSYSIPVSDKITNGLIRIRYRMKKNKQVSLVLKGLAEQKLTFTGTGEFEIKDLPFSCTKAGNYELTFESEGGSGIELNGFFVGSEADVKKITITPVEKKFIPEINVSDDKNIILKYPDVDNYYGIAWAFSPYMVREVLNDELDIFFRKKVQDHVSQKLIGNSMGHYSDVFLRPVELASMQDTTIYALICNGSLENVKKQISTFSGHPSTFTSRVIPSDSGYKNILPEGGKYVFSQKMMKTALMSNIVYPIYTQKNYIRHFTPGKCWNSLYTWDDGFVALGLSEFDPDLATQCLNTYTTPVGSQSAFIHHGSPVPVQMYAFFDLWNKTQSKELLTYFYPRLKQYYEFLVGKLGSSTTRTMNSNLLKTWDYFYNSGGWDDYPPQKAVHDQHLENNVTPVITTAQCIRVAKILRMAAGLLSFNNDIKNYDQDIKVFSKALQIYSWDKQNGYFSYVVHDVKGNPAEFFKNKASGENYNMGLDGAYPLLSGICTPEQQQILLDKIFSEKHMWTPSGICVVDQSASYYKKDGYWNGAVWMPHQWFMWKTMLDLGRADLAWKIAQKGLDIWKNETDDSYYTYEHFLAKTGKGAGWHQFSGLSSPVLLWFSAYYKPGTVTTGFEVMIKKQSFDASFSKYESVLTFDKATTEHGRSIIVCMNPGYAYKASFNGKKLEIESPYKGLLQISLPSTNKDGKLVIEPLGS